AACTAGTATATTCTCATGTCTGCATCTTTGTTCCATGCTGCACTGTTATTCACGATTTGGCACATTTATAATTTTTGGCTGCTTACCCCGTCTCTTGTGATCGCCAGATGGCTCAGACTGTTGGCCAACGTTTTGGAGGCTACGCGGAGGAGTTGGAGAGACTTCTCCATACCCTGGGAGGCTACGAGCAGCCGAGGTACCGTTCCCGGCGCCAGGAGACCCACGCGATCCAAGTGGGAGTCGTCACCCAACTGCGACTCCGCCCCGTGCACCAGCACCACCCCCGCCGGGACAACATCAACCTGACGATTCGTCGCTGCTCTTTTGAGATGGGTGTCCAAGACCTGGCACGCCGTGCCCTGCTCCGCCTCTCTGCCACCCACTCCGACTTCCTCCGCGAGACAGAGTACCGCTACTTCGTCGACGCCtgcgtccccgtccccgtcccccacACTGCACCGCATCACCAGGAGATCGGTGATCTAGAGGAAGGCGCCATGCGCGCTCTCGGGAGACTTGCTCGAGCCCAGTGCTGTGTCGCCGAGTCTGTAGCAGAGGAGCTCACTGACGTCTACCACCGCCTTGAGGACGCGCAGCGGCGCATTGTGGAGTTGGAGGAGCGCCTTCACGGCCGGGCACCGCCACAAGTTCCGGAGCCGATACCGGTGGGCAACGTTTGTCGGGGCTCAGCACAGGAGGAGACCCAGGCGGACCAGCCCGCGCCTGCCGCAGCACCCGCTGTGGCCGGCATCTCTGGCTTCGCCCCGGCCGCCCTGTTTCGCACCCCTGCTCCAGGGAACTGCGGATGGTTCGACGATTGATGAATGTCAGTCATCACCGCCGTTAGCTCTCAGACTCGTCTTCTCCCGAGCCGCGTTTATCTGTGTCTACCTCTATGATGGTATCGTGATGGCTCTTTTATTGTCAGATTGAGTCTTAGTACAGAGGTATGGAAACCCTTAAGGTAAATCTATCCATACCCTGTACATAGATGTTCGTTGTGATGTGTTTACCGAACCTTTGTCGTTTTAATATCGTCGTGGGATGCCAATTGTATTCTCGCCCCAACTTGAAAATCCCTTCATTGTATGTTTTCTAGCAGTATTATTTATGTTTTGTAGTTAAATTTCAATGATTCCGGTTTGCGTTTCGGCCAAAAGGACaaaatatttacttgatgaagtcAGTTAACTACTTGAGTTTTTTGAAATTATTCTTGAAAAATATTTAAATTCATGTGTACTACTGAAATCCTATATACAGATTCATCCCCACTACCTATTTATCTTGACATGCAGCCTGTCCACCTCATCAGCCCTGCCACAtcagttttttctctttctttttctaatAAATCGTGTGGCTCGAGTTCTCTTTAGCACGTAGCCTTCTCTAGTCAATGAACTGAACAGTCGTTCGCTCTTTCGCCTTCTGTAACCGATCAATGAGCCAGTCAATCAAGAGTCGATGGAGCCGATCTCTTCGTATATACTTCGGCGGCACGACGCTCCGGTATCCACACAATCCCGCACCCGCACGAGGTAAGGTAGACCCAACAGGTCTCGCGCAGTACCCCCTACCGCTGCTACCGACGGGCAAGGACGGAGATTCTCTGCCGCCGGCCATCGTCGGGCGTGCAGCCCCTCTCCCCTCGTATCCAGGCGTGCCAGCCAGATCACACCACTCCAGTGTCCCCGCATGTCCCGCGAggtaagactagccacagtgggagtaacttcagcagtaacatcgagtccaactcagcaaatttgcttatgtggcaatgagttaatgaggaaagaggtagtttgagtaacttagctagttactgtaacatcacatgtcccaatacaatatgagtctataacctaataaatgaagctttgcatgttaccacacttatgttactacccattatgaagATAGTAACATAATCTAGGGATATATGTATGTTACTAgcgtatgttactctccactgtggctagtctaaggcGGCCCCTACCAGGTCTGGCGCAGGACCACCGCTGCGTCTAGCCGCTGACACCAATCAACAGGATGGAGCTTCTGTGACGTGGCCgtccactagtaggaaaaggggcttttaccccggtttgtaagggccttttgtcccggttttcgaaccgggactaaagggtcgttactaaagccctaaccctttagtcccggttcttacacgaaccgggacagaaggtcctccacgtggccgctgctgccaggcCAGGCAGGGGggctcaccaaccgggaccaataggcatccacgcgtcagcatttcaggggctggggtttttgtttttttgaaaggggggggggttggggggttaatttaggtgtttcatatattgttttagctagctaattaatagagagaagtgtcctctcttatctccgtgcttggtcgacgctacgtactatatacgtatggagaggactagacacgctagctagtaatcaaatgaaggaaacagaagatcgtcatgaacatatgcatacagagagaagtgatatcgaccacctctccttctccgagagattggtcgaacaacaagttctcgtatatctatccgacactacggctacatatatacaataattatctcttacaatacaatctcctaattaaattgtaagaacatagggtccacatagtattctccgttttcagcgatcacgtggtgaaggaagaatgccgccaattcctcttgaattgctcgcatacgatctggtgctaggagttcatcccgcttccggaacatctaatttgaagaagggggtcaatacatatatatatatatgaataaatgaaactcaacacaaatgatggtaataaaataaaattatgaatattattgcttacgcacttcatattgttcgtcagagtagccccgctcacaggtcgtgtagcggatggactcacaaacgtagtatccacagtaattattccgggttcctgccacaaccactttacaagaaatagaggtcaatcaaactgataagcaagcatgctaaatggtattgatgaaactagcgcttgaatcactaggagatgcgcggaacatgctactataatacttactttcgggtgtttaaattgcagcttcttcggcagtcccggagcttttgtggtgaattttctccaaaccctgccagacaaagaaaacaattacttgatatcaggaaatgaacaaagttgctgatatggtggataatgatcgatttaacttacttctcgagcatttgagtcatgttcgcatagtcctggggatcttttcgtctcgagtctaagatggttactactccctgctcaagcttaatctctaggagaatatagtggaagctgcgcatgcatgcataag
This window of the Triticum aestivum cultivar Chinese Spring chromosome 5D, IWGSC CS RefSeq v2.1, whole genome shotgun sequence genome carries:
- the LOC123125776 gene encoding uncharacterized protein yields the protein MAQTVGQRFGGYAEELERLLHTLGGYEQPRYRSRRQETHAIQVGVVTQLRLRPVHQHHPRRDNINLTIRRCSFEMGVQDLARRALLRLSATHSDFLRETEYRYFVDACVPVPVPHTAPHHQEIGDLEEGAMRALGRLARAQCCVAESVAEELTDVYHRLEDAQRRIVELEERLHGRAPPQVPEPIPVGNVCRGSAQEETQADQPAPAAAPAVAGISGFAPAALFRTPAPGNCGWFDD